The window GCCCGGCGACGGCTTCAACCGCGCCGCGATACTGGCCGCCTTCGTCGAACTCACGTCGTAGGCACGGCGGCATACGATCTCGCGCCAGTCTGAAGGAAACTCAGAGATCAAACGTCCACGGCTCACTCCGCAGTCTTCCTACAACTCGCGGAAGTGGCTCCAGTTCGCCATGACTTCGGGTTCGACAGCGATCTCCTTGATCATGGCAAGTCGCTCAAGCGCTCCGCAAAGAACCCGCCCGGCCACGGCGCGCCGAAGTCACCGTCCGGCGTGACCGGGAGAAGCCGGACCACCGACCCTTTCGCGGTCGGCTCAACAAACACGACGCTGATGTCCTCAGGACGCACGGGGACTTTTCCCGATTCCAGTTTTCCCTCCGTCGTTTCGCGAACGCGCCGGAGAATCCGCAGAATCAAGTGTTCACTGTGGGTCTCCAGGAGAAAGGTATTCTTGTTGTCACCGAGAGCGGACTCGATGAAAACCTCCCCAAGTTCGGCTTGAAGCGCGGGATGCAGGTGAATCTCCGGCTGTTCAATGGCAATCATCTGATTCCGGTCGGCGTACGCGTGCACCAACACCGGCAGAACCTGGCTGATGCCAATTCCGACATCGCGGTGTGAAACCGCAGTCTCGGTACGTTGGTCGATCAAAACAAGTTCGTCCAGGTGATCCAAATCCTGATTCTTCAGGAGTCTCTCGACCAATTCTTTCGCTTCGGCTTCACTATCGTATTCATCGTGTGAGATGTCGCTCAGTTCAGTGGCTTCGACCTCTTCATCCAGCTTATCAGCAAGGATAGACTCCGCTTGCGACGGAGAAATAAATCGTTCCACTCGGAAGCGGTAGGGGGTTTGCAGCCTTTGAGGCGAAGAAAGCCACGCATTTACGCGCCCTCTTACATCCTCGTTCCGTCGGACGATGTCCCACGCATACGCGCCGCCAGCAATCCAATTCTGATCACGTTCCTCGACCGCGACAAGGTGTCTGGGTGGATAGGAGCGCAATGGGCCGAGGTACTGCATTTGCCTCATGGCTCCGGCCAACGCGGCTTCGGCGTGTTGAAGAAGTTCGCCCAAGATACGAGGAAGGACTAAGCGCAGCGCAGCTCTCAATTCCTCCACGCGCCGGCCCCGGCTGATCGGTGTTAAAGCTGGCCAGGAAGAGGATTTCGACGCGGCATCAACGACCCTTGCTGGCAAAAGCCGAATACGCTCCACTACGAGTCGAGGCAAGACTTCTGCTAGAACATCGTCGGCCAGTTTGAGATCAGCTTCCGAGGCTTCCCTCGCCGTGGTGGAGGACAAGACCACAGCTTCCACGGCCCGTCTGATGGCGGCGTGCTGCAGGTTGACTCGGTCCATCCTGTACTCACGAAATGGGAACTCTCGCGGCAGCGCTTCTTTTGGCAACGCTTGCAGACGTTTCAGTTCCTCGGCGAGCGCTGCTGTCGATCGCGGCTTTCGATGGCTTAACTGGAGGATTTCCTCGTTACCCGCGAACAAAGCTGCGGTGACGACGTGAGGCCGTCCGTCCCGAACCACCCTGCCCAGATCATCCACTTCAGACCCGATCGATAGTTCAAGAGCCAGCTTCGTGGCGGGAGTCAGCAGATCCGCTAACCGCTTGCTGAAATCACCTGTGTCGATTTCAAACCGAAAATGGACTCGGTTCTCAAGGTTTCTGCGATGGACGTACTGGGCGAATCCCCCAAGGTCAACTGAACTGCCACCGACTTCAGTCTTAAATGTGTTCAATTCGCCCGTGTCCATTGCGTGCCGGGCCAGCAGCAACCCATGAATCAAGCTCGACTTGCCTGAACTGTTGGCGCCGAAAATCAGGGTCAGCGGTTTGATGGGCAATAGCTGAGGCTCCAAGAATGCCTTAAAGCCGCCCATCTGGAGAGAGGTGAGCATTGATGAGAGGTTGTATCCCGAATTTTGAATCGCCGCCAATCGCGGTCAGTTCACGCAAGCATGAGCCGACCTTTCGGCAGGGGAACGGAGATTCCGTCTTCCCTCGCGGTTTTGATCCAGAACCGAATGGCCTCCTCAGCGTTCGCCACTGCGTCAGCGCGCGTCTTGCCGTGGGCCATGCAGCCGGGAAGCTCCGGCACATCCACGATGAACGCCTCGTCTTCTTTGCTCCACCAAATGATCAGCTCATAGTTCGTGTTCTTCATACGTGACATTCAATCGGCGTCCGAGTCAGGAGAAACTTTGAGCAGCCGCGCCTGCTGCTCCATCTCGGCCAGCAATTCCTTCAGGTGCGCTTCACGCCATTTTGCCGTCAACTCGCCGGTGAACGCGCGATGCAGGACTACTGAGAAGAGACTTTCGAGATTCTCATGCACTGTGCCCATGTTCCCACGAAGCGAGTCCAACTCAACGACTGAGTGCGCGAATTGGTCTTGGAGGCTTTTGGGCGGTTTCTCGACCTCCATGCATTCAAGCCTAGACTTGGAGATGTTTGGCATTGATCCGGCGGAGCCGCCCGCGAGCGCCTCGATTGCAGGCCGTTTCCCTGGATTAGTCAAAAGCGCCCACAGATAAAGTGGATTTACTTCCGCGTCGGTCTTCAAACGAAGCCGGAAGATCAGATCACTTAACATCAGCTTGGGGCGTGTCATCCTCACGTAAACACATGCGCCGACAAGTTCCCGAGTATTCTTTCGACTGAAAAGCAAATCGCCCGGTTTGACCTCAAGTTCCGGTTGTGGTTCTTCGTCATCCGGAAGCGCCTTGTTTTCGCGATCGAGATAGCGGTTTGTGGTGACAGCGCCAAGCTTCAAGATTCCCCACTCATTGGGCCGTACCTGGCGATTCTCACAGACCGGACTCCACCCGCTCTCAATCCCGTCCAGCAAGAGCCCCAGCTTCTCGCGGGTCCACCGCTTTGGGTTAGCGGCCGGGTCGCCGAACATTTTGAGGAAAAGGGCGGGGAGAATGCGGTCGGCCAGTTTGTCCGCTTCCGCGCGCTGCCGCCGCAACTCATCTGCTTGCTCCAACAACTCCACGATCCGCCGCTGCTCTCTGAGTGGCGGGAGGAGCGTCTTGTGCCGTTTCACCATTTCATCGCTTACGGCTGGATAATTCGCACCCCGCATGTGCGAAACAAGGCCGTTGACGAAATCCGGTGTCATGCAGCGAAAAAAGATGAACTTCGCTTCAGCCAAAGCTGAATTGGCACGCAGGACGCAGAAGCCGGTGGATGCGATTTGCCCGTCAAGCTCCGGTGGTACGATCGCAACGGCGTTCAGGTTCGGACGCACCGTGGACACAAGCACGTCGCCGGAACGGACCGCCTTACGAGCGCGGCTGGGAGCATCGGCCCCCATTACCTCGGGGGCGGCGACAATTCGCTTTGCGTCTTTGTCAATGGCAGAGATGTCGATGTAGTGAAAAGGAATGTCCGGAGAAAGCGTCGGGTCGCGTTGCTCGGTCTTGACGCAGATTTGGGCGATAGCGACTGGATACCACTTCATAGCACCACCTCCGCCAGCGGGCGCGCCTGCAGGGCTTCAATGGATGTCAGCGGCTCGATTGGCAGAATCCCGAAGGGATTCCGCAACAAAGCCCAGGGTTGCGAGGCACGAGCTACCCTGGGTAATCGGGTCGAAAACGTTCTCAACCCCAACGGCGTTGCGCCACAGAGAACGCCGGTCGGGACGCAACCCCTTCGGGGTTGGCGGGTCTGCGGGACAGGCTTCCCAGGGTAGGCGCACCACGCCAACCCTGGGCTGAGGGCCGGAATCCCATCGGGATTCGCATAATCGATTTGGGACTCGCGCGCCGTGACGAGGGCAATCGTCGCACCGCGTCGTCTTTTAAGCTGCCGGCATTGTCCTATTGGATTCATCGTGCCCGGTCCTGCGGGACTTCCAGGATTTCGGGCCGCAATCCCGGAAACTTGTCGAAGCCGTGATCAAACGTCAGAAAGCTCTGACCCGAACAGACAGCAAACGCCGCCAGATAGGCGTCCTGCCAGAGCTTCGGCGAAAAGGGAAAGCCTTTGGTGAACTCCCGCAACTTGGCCTGCAGACCCGCCGGTTCGTCGCGATAGATGAACCGGTCGTCGCTCATCATCGTGTCGTAAACCTGCCAAACGCTATCGGTTGTGCAGACACTTTCTTTCATCACGGCTGGATTAGAGAGCAAGCGCAGCAAGCCCAACTGGCTGGCGCGACAGACCACCAACTGTCCGGGCGGCGTGATTTCGGACAGCCGCGTCTTCGCAATCGAATGGTGCTGGTGCTGTCCATGACAGAGCGACAAGAGGAAGTTAACGTCGCATAAACTTGGCATAGTATTCCGCCTCCTCCTTCAGAATCTGCTCCTCGGCTCGGTTCACTGCTTCTTGCGTAAGCGTTGGTGCGTCCGGTTTGCCCTGGATGATCGGGAATTCTACGCGGCGCTCAACGGCGAGGGAAGCGGTCGGAGTGCCGGATTGAATCAGTTTCGACACCGCCGCTGAAATAAACTCGTTCACATCGACTCCACGCTGCTCAGCTTGCTCGCGGGCTTGTTGGAACACCTGATCCGGCAACTCGATGGTCGTCTTCATGTTTTCCAGCTTCTCGGTTTGCCCACTCTGTGTCAATTCGATGCTCCTTGTGTGTTTGCGATCTGCTTGATGGCCGCGGGAGTTGCTCGACTAATCGGCATCGCTCACCTGTCCGCTTCGATTTCCTTCAGCAGTTTCTCCAGACCCGCGGCAATATCGCGCTCCAGCTTCAAGGTCCTGGTGATGAGCTCCGCCGGGTCTTCTTCCGGAGGTTTCTCGCCAACCTGCGGCTTGTACCGGCCGGCGGCGAGATTGTGATCATTCTCTGCGACCGACTTCAACGAGGCCCACCAGCACTTCGGTTCGTCGCTTTCCGGAGGAAGCAGCGTCCCGGCCTCGACGCCGGGCGGCTTCTTGAAACCGGAGTCCTTGTAGATGCGCCATTGCCGGAGCATCGCCGGGATATCATTTCGCTCCGGTGTCTCCGGACGTCCGCCGCCGGTGATTTTGTCCGGGTCGTAACCGTCGTTCTTGATTTCGTAGAACCAGGTTTTGCGCGCTTTCGTAGTCGCGTCGGCCTTTTCACCCCTCACTCCGGCCCTCGCCCCTCTGAGGGGCGAGGGAGAAGACTCGGACGCTTTTCGGAAAACCAGGATGCCGGTCTTCACGCCGGCGTAGGGTTTGAAGACGCCGGCCGGGAGCGAAATCACCGCCAGCAAATCGAAATCCTCGACCAGCTTTTGGCGCAGTTCGACGTGCGCGCTGGTGGAGCCGAAGAGGGCGCCCTCCGGCACGATGATCGCGCAGCGCCCGCCGGGCGCGAGTGATTCCATCGCCAGGCCGAGGAACAGCAGTTCGCTCTTCTTCGATTGCGTCGGGAGGTCCTTGCGAATGGATTCCGTCGGCAACATTCCGGCAAACGGCGGATTCGAGAGGACGACTCGGTAACGGCGGTTCACGTCCTCGTCGCTCAGGCCGCCCATTTCGGACAGCACATTGGCGCGCTTCACGCGGGCGTTGCGGATGCCGTGCAGGACAAGATTCATCATCGAGATACGCATCATCTGACGCGACACTTCGATGCCGTAGATGGAACGTTCGAGCAGTTCCCAATCGGGAACCTTCTCGCCGGGGCCTTTGCGGTAGGTCTGGAGGTTGGGCATGTCCTTCTTCGCCTGGGGGAGCGTCAGGCCGCGTTTTTCCAGCCATTCCTCGCCGTAAATCGGCACCTCGCTCGGTTCGGTGGAATACTTGGAGAGGATGTGCTCGAGCGCATCAATCAGGAATCCCGCCGTACCGCAGGCGGGATCAAAAATGGAATCGCCCAGGTCCGGGTCGAGCATTTCCACCATGGCTTTGCGAATCTGGCGGGGCGTGCGGAACTGTCCCATGTCCGACTGCGGCTGACGCGAGAGGTACTGGAGCAGATACTCGAAGATGTCGCCTTTTACGTCCGGCCCCAGCTTGGTGAAGTTGAAGGAGTCAAGCCCGTCGATGACTTCCTTCAACACGTGGGCATCGTCAATCTCCAGCTTGGCATCCTGGAAGTAAATGGCCACTTGCGGCTCCTCTTTGAGAAGCGACGCCATATAGGGGAACACTTCATCGCGCAGGAAGTCCCGGAGGTCATTGCCACTTTTGAAGCGCCAGTTGCTCCAGCGGTAACGGCTGGCCTGGTCTGGGAACAGGGGCTTGCCGTTGCCGCCCGATTTTCCCTTGAGCAGCCGTGCTTTCACTTCGAGTTCGGCTTCGCGTTCGTCGAGGAGCTTGAGGTAAATCAGGTAGGAGATTTGTTCGACGAAGAGCGTTGGAACGGCCAGGCCGCCGGACCAGAGAATGTCGCAGATGCGGTCGAGTTTGCTGCGGATTTCGGGATTCATTGTTTGTGGTAAGGACGCGTTCCACCGGGTACGTGATATCCCATTCGAGCGGCCGACGACAAGGTATGGAGTCCCGGCTTCAGCCGGTCCGACACACCAAGGCCGCCTAAAGGCAGGACTACAAGCAGAAGGCCCATGAAAAGGTTGAGCGAAATCTCCGTTCGCATGGTTGCGTTCACGCCGTCTTCCGGAAAAGCGTCTGGTTCATATCGGCCACGATGTCCTGCAAGCCTTGCTCGCCGAAGAGTTCGATGCCGACGTCGGCGGCGTTCAACACTGACAGGGGTGGTTCGAATAGATCCTCCAACTCGACTTTGCCAGTGGCGAGGCCGCGGTTTTTGAGCAGCGCGAGGTATTGGGCCTGTTCGGGCGTGACGTTCTTTGAGACCAGCCAGGCATGGAAATTCTCGGTGATCTCGTCGTCTTTGCTCTTGAGCTTCTCCAAACCGAGCGCGTGCCGGACGAATTCGATGAGGTTCCCGGCCGCGCGTCGATACGCCAGACGGAGATTCTCCTCGTTGAAGTAGTTCTCCGGACGATTCAGCTTTTCGGCAAGGGCGTGCTCTTCGGATTCAGTCAACGGTTGTCCGTCTTTGATTTTCTGGATCAGCGGATCGTTCTGCGCCGCGGCGCGGATGGACTCCTCCCAGTTCGTGACATAGACCTTCTTGTCAACGCGTTCGCCCGCAGGGCCGACTTCGACATACGTGAGGGCGTCCAACCAATCATCCTGGATGCCGAGCTCGACCAATTCGCCAGCCGGGCCGGGCGGGCGTGTGCCACCGCTACTTCCGCTGCCGCCCGCAGGACCTTCAAAAATGTCGGTCTCACTGTCGTTGAAATACTCGTGGTTGCGGAAGAAGTCGTAGATGACGAAGCGTTTTTTGCCGATTTTCGGGCAAGTGCGCGTGCCGCGTCCGCGAATCTGCTGATAGAGGATCGGGCTGAAAATCCTGCGGCAAAGAACAACGTGTAGGACTTCGCGGCAATCGAAGCCGGTCGTGAGCATGTCCACGCTCACAGCCACCATTGGGTAGGTCTCCTTCTTGAAGCGCCGAATGGCGGCGTCGGCGGCGTGAATGTCCGAGGTAATCACCTCAGCGTAATGTCCGGCGTGTTCGGGATGAAGCTGGTTGAGATAGTAAGCCAACCGTGAGGCATGATGCTTCGTAAGGGCGAACACGATCGCCTTGCCAGGGTCATCCTGCTGCGCTGGCGCAAGTTCCTTGTAACTTTCCCACGCGAGCCGGTCGAACTCCTGCATCATCTTGCGGTTCGTGTCCTCATTGGTCCACGCGCGCTCAAATTCGGCCGGATCGTAGTTCTCGCCGTTAATCGTCGTGCCGGCCGCGATCAGTTGTGTGATGCGCTTGGCAAACCGGTAAGGGACCAGGTGGCCATCCTCAAACGCCTTCACGATCGAGTAGGCGAAATCCGGCTACCCCGTTTTGCACTGATAGAACCGGTACGTGTTACGGTCGATGTAGGCCGCAGGCGTTGCGGTGAGGCCAATATGGAGGGCGTCGAAGTGCGTGAATGCTGCTTGCCAGGCTCCATAAATCGAGCGGTGGCATTCGTCAGCGATCACGATATCAAAGTAACCACTGGTAAACTCGTGGTAGCGGCAGATCATCGTTTGCAGCAGGCAAACGGTGATTTGCTTCTGCTGCGTGGCCATGCCGGCTTTGAGCCAGTAGCTGCTGTATTCGGGGCAGAGGTCCTGCAAAGCCCCGATGGCTTGCTCGGCCAGTTGTTCACGGTCAACCAGGAAGAGAAGCCGCTCGGCG of the Verrucomicrobiota bacterium genome contains:
- a CDS encoding type II toxin-antitoxin system HicB family antitoxin, coding for MKNTNYELIIWWSKEDEAFIVDVPELPGCMAHGKTRADAVANAEEAIRFWIKTAREDGISVPLPKGRLMLA
- a CDS encoding VapC toxin family PIN domain ribonuclease, which encodes MPSLCDVNFLLSLCHGQHQHHSIAKTRLSEITPPGQLVVCRASQLGLLRLLSNPAVMKESVCTTDSVWQVYDTMMSDDRFIYRDEPAGLQAKLREFTKGFPFSPKLWQDAYLAAFAVCSGQSFLTFDHGFDKFPGLRPEILEVPQDRAR
- a CDS encoding SAM-dependent DNA methyltransferase; amino-acid sequence: MNPEIRSKLDRICDILWSGGLAVPTLFVEQISYLIYLKLLDEREAELEVKARLLKGKSGGNGKPLFPDQASRYRWSNWRFKSGNDLRDFLRDEVFPYMASLLKEEPQVAIYFQDAKLEIDDAHVLKEVIDGLDSFNFTKLGPDVKGDIFEYLLQYLSRQPQSDMGQFRTPRQIRKAMVEMLDPDLGDSIFDPACGTAGFLIDALEHILSKYSTEPSEVPIYGEEWLEKRGLTLPQAKKDMPNLQTYRKGPGEKVPDWELLERSIYGIEVSRQMMRISMMNLVLHGIRNARVKRANVLSEMGGLSDEDVNRRYRVVLSNPPFAGMLPTESIRKDLPTQSKKSELLFLGLAMESLAPGGRCAIIVPEGALFGSTSAHVELRQKLVEDFDLLAVISLPAGVFKPYAGVKTGILVFRKASESSPSPLRGARAGVRGEKADATTKARKTWFYEIKNDGYDPDKITGGGRPETPERNDIPAMLRQWRIYKDSGFKKPPGVEAGTLLPPESDEPKCWWASLKSVAENDHNLAAGRYKPQVGEKPPEEDPAELITRTLKLERDIAAGLEKLLKEIEADR